A section of the Nitrososphaerota archaeon genome encodes:
- a CDS encoding rhamnulokinase, producing MRAKDKSKKEYAVKGSAKQFLGIDLGASSGRIFLGTLEESRLSISNIHGFSNQGVQIFDGLYWDTPRLFEEVKKGLRVAVEKHGSSFDGIGVDTWGVSFALLDNQNELIGLPRHYRNRRANGMLEKLTKKIPADELFRRTGIQPLQINTSTHLFAMVEMRSPQLQVTRKILMMPDYFNFLLTGVTRSEYTVATTSQLYDPFGKDWASDLIKRLGLDNGWFQKIIKPGAALGRVHENVEEQTGLDQLTPVIATASHDTAAAVASVPVEEDAGGWAYISSGTWSLMGIELERPMINEETLRYGLSNEGGVYGTIRLLKNIMGLWLVQKVLEQWKLERDADVTYDNLEKQAEQAKPFTHFIDPDSPVFLNPENMVDAIQKYCRSSGQEVPREIGDVSRGIFEGLAFRYRQTLEQLQNVSEKPIESIYIVGGGSRNSLLCQFTSNATGLPVNAGPSEATVTGNILMQAAAAGEIDSLKALRETVKNSFKIKSFKPERSSEWNEAYKKYLQYYERQRTVET from the coding sequence TTGAGAGCCAAAGACAAGAGTAAGAAGGAGTACGCGGTGAAAGGCTCGGCGAAGCAGTTCCTAGGAATCGATCTGGGAGCTAGCTCTGGGCGGATCTTTCTCGGAACTCTAGAAGAAAGCAGGTTGAGCATCAGCAATATCCATGGTTTCTCCAACCAAGGCGTACAGATCTTCGACGGGCTATACTGGGATACGCCTAGGCTCTTCGAGGAGGTCAAGAAAGGGCTTCGGGTGGCTGTTGAGAAGCATGGTTCCAGCTTCGACGGCATCGGTGTAGATACGTGGGGAGTCAGCTTCGCTCTGCTGGACAATCAGAATGAACTCATCGGGCTGCCTAGACATTACAGGAATCGTCGAGCCAACGGAATGCTTGAGAAGCTTACGAAGAAGATTCCTGCCGATGAACTGTTCCGTCGAACCGGGATACAACCTTTACAAATCAACACTTCAACACATCTCTTCGCGATGGTGGAGATGCGGTCTCCGCAGCTTCAAGTTACTAGGAAGATTCTAATGATGCCTGACTACTTCAACTTCCTCCTCACAGGGGTTACGCGCTCCGAATACACCGTTGCGACCACATCCCAGCTTTACGATCCGTTCGGGAAGGACTGGGCGTCGGATCTGATAAAGAGACTGGGCTTGGATAATGGTTGGTTCCAGAAAATTATCAAGCCCGGAGCCGCGCTTGGTAGAGTCCACGAAAACGTTGAGGAGCAAACCGGTCTGGATCAGCTGACGCCGGTGATCGCGACCGCCAGCCATGACACCGCAGCTGCGGTGGCATCAGTCCCTGTTGAAGAAGATGCGGGAGGCTGGGCGTATATTAGCTCGGGGACTTGGAGCCTGATGGGCATTGAGCTTGAACGACCTATGATAAACGAGGAGACTCTGAGATATGGATTATCAAACGAGGGTGGAGTGTACGGGACCATCAGGCTGCTGAAGAACATCATGGGCCTTTGGCTTGTTCAGAAGGTGTTGGAGCAGTGGAAGTTGGAGCGTGACGCGGATGTCACGTATGATAATCTTGAGAAACAGGCTGAGCAGGCTAAGCCGTTCACTCATTTCATTGATCCAGATAGCCCCGTTTTTCTGAACCCTGAGAACATGGTTGATGCTATCCAGAAGTATTGTAGGTCATCTGGGCAAGAGGTTCCGAGAGAGATAGGAGATGTTTCCAGAGGCATTTTCGAAGGATTAGCGTTTAGGTATCGACAGACCTTGGAGCAGCTACAGAATGTTTCAGAGAAACCTATCGAGAGCATCTATATCGTCGGCGGCGGCTCAAGGAATAGCCTTCTATGCCAATTTACATCCAACGCTACAGGCCTACCTGTTAACGCGGGCCCCTCTGAAGCAACAGTCACAGGGAACATCCTGATGCAGGCAGCCGCAGCTGGAGAAATCGATTCGCTCAAGGCGCTACGGGAAACCGTAAAAAATTCGTTCAAAATCAAATCGTTCAAGCCTGAGAGGAGCTCAGAGTGGAATGAGGCGTACAAGAAATATCTGCAATACTATGAGCGGCAAAGAACCGTCGAGACCTAA
- a CDS encoding YdeI/OmpD-associated family protein: protein MSSKQKPRRQKSKSKKLEFSSRIYKTDAGWLCFNLPQDSSEILGARGQITVIGTINGRPIRLSAFPTGDGSHYIPVNIEIQSDLQVEDGDYVSVSLEVDSAPQQLDIPDDLQEALAGSKKARDIFDGLSYMNRREYISWIEDSKRPEIRAQRILQTIERLLESQRQE, encoded by the coding sequence ATGAGCAGCAAACAGAAACCTAGAAGACAGAAATCTAAATCCAAAAAACTTGAGTTCAGCAGCCGCATATACAAAACTGATGCGGGTTGGCTCTGTTTTAATCTTCCTCAAGATTCAAGCGAAATCCTTGGAGCACGGGGACAGATAACTGTTATCGGCACCATAAATGGACGCCCAATTCGATTATCGGCTTTCCCTACCGGTGACGGCTCGCACTACATACCTGTGAATATAGAGATACAGAGCGATCTGCAGGTCGAGGACGGTGACTACGTCAGTGTATCTCTGGAGGTCGACTCTGCTCCGCAGCAACTCGACATTCCAGACGATTTACAGGAGGCTCTTGCAGGCTCGAAGAAGGCGAGAGACATCTTCGATGGGCTCTCCTACATGAATCGAAGAGAGTACATTTCATGGATAGAGGATTCGAAGCGACCTGAGATACGGGCACAACGTATCCTGCAGACAATCGAACGGTTACTTGAGAGCCAAAGACAAGAGTAA